The Misgurnus anguillicaudatus chromosome 23, ASM2758022v2, whole genome shotgun sequence sequence GGAACTTAACAGAAGGACACAGCCCAAACACcccaaatataatttatagaacTCTCAGAAACACCCTGTGCTACCCTCAGAACACCCTGGGCTACCCTCAGATTCACGCCAAGCGACCCTCAGAAACATCCCAAGCGACCCTTAGAAACACTCCTGGCGTCCTCAGAAAAACCCCAAGCCAACTCTCAGAAACATCCTGGGCCACCCTCAAAAACACCCCGGCGCAACCCTCAGAAACACCCTGGGGGACCCTCAGAAACACCCCTAGTCAACTCTCAGGAAACCCTGGCCCACCTTCAAAAACACCCTGGGGCAACACTCAGAAACACCCCGGGGGACACTCAGAAACACCCCAAGTGACCCTCAGAAACAACCAGTGGGACCCTCGGAAACACCCCGAGCAAACCTCAGAAACACCCCAAGCGACCATCAGAAACACCCCAAGCCAACTCTCAGAAACATCCCAGGCCACCCTCAGAAACACCCTGCTGCAACCCTCAGAAACACCCCGAGCCAACTCTCAGGAGCACCCAGAACCACCCTCAAAAAACACCCCGGGGCAACCCTCAGAAACACCCTGGGGGACACCCAGAAACACCCCAAGCGACCCTCAGAAACACCCTGGGGGACACTCAGAAACACCCTAAGACAACTCTCAGAAACACCCTAGACCACCCTCAAACACCCCAGGGCAACCCCAAGCAACAGCCTGGGGGACACTCAGAAACACCCCAAGCGACCCTCAGAAACACCCCGGGGGACCCTCAGAAACACCCCGGGGGACCCTCAGAAACACCCCAAGCGACCATCAGAAACACCCCGAGCCAACTCTCAGAAACATCCCAGGCCACCCTCAGAAACACCCTGCTGCAACCCTCTGAAACACCCCAAGCGACCCTCAGAAACACCCTGGGGGACACTCAGAAACACCCTAAGACAACTCTCAGAAACACCCTAGACCACCCTCAAACACCCCAGGGCAACCCCAAGCAACAGCCTGGGGGACACTCAGAAACACCCCAAGCGACCCTCAAAAAACACCCAGGGCAACCCTCAGAAACACCCCGGGGACACCCAGAAACACCCCAAGCGACCCTCAGAAACACCCTGGGGGACACTTAGAAACACCCTGAGCCAACTCTCAGAAACACCCCGGACCACCCTCAAACACCCCAGGGCAACCTCAAGAAACACCCTGGGGGACACTCAGAAACACCCCAAGCGACCCTCAGAAACACCCAGAGGGACCCTCAGAAACACCCTAAGCCAACTCTCAGAAACACCCCAAAATGATTGGGCAACCCTGCTTCTTCAAATTCATGAAACAGCACAGCCAAATGTCCTGTGAGTTTTACTCAgtatttttatttgaatgtttttcaGATGAGTAGAAGACATCAGCAGTCTGTGATGCAGCTCATCAGGTCACAGTTGTGTGATGGTCAAGCGTTCATAAAGAATAAACAATCCTCTCAAACCTCCTCTCAGACCTACAGACATGAACACATTTGATCTGCAGGAGAGTCATCAGTATGAGGAATTAGCAGCACTGATATGACACAAATACATGAGGTCTGTAATGTATAGGTTTACAGTTAATACAGTAGATGTGTTGCTCTTTCATTCAGTTCATTCAGCACAGGAGCTCCAGTAAATACTGAATATCATTCAGTCAGCTGTGAGAAACTAATAAACAGTGATTAAATAATGAATATAAACATGATTTATCTGAATATAATCACAGTATTATTTCATAATGTGTTAGAGGTTGTTGGTCAGTAATGATATATTCTTCATTCTGTTGTTCTTGTGTCTCTGTGTTTTGATCTATCATAGCAGGAATGAAGGTCCATTCACACcatgaattaaaaaaacatttgttggaCCCAAGAAAAACCAAACATCTTTCTGCACTACAGGCATCATTCAGTGTTTATCTGCAGAAACAGAGAATCTCTTAAAGCTCTATAGAGACATTCAAAAACCGACCCGAAACAAAGCAGAAACAGCAAAACAGATCCAACGAGCAGCAATGATGATCCCAGACCTTTGACCTGCACAACCTCAGGATGTCACTGCAGGGCCAGATCAGAGCTTCGTTCATCATCGATCAGAAATAAGTCCAAGTGTTCGATATAAACAATAACATCCATAAAAGTTCACAGTGATTGGTCAGTCTGTAAAACGCGAGCGGGCTCAGTACATGTCCCTGTAGATCTCCTGCAGTAGAGGATGAAGAGACGTCTCAGATTCGGTTTTCTTGATCTTCTGCACCAGCTGCGCGTTCTCTGTCACCATCTGACGCAGGTCTGCGAGCTTCTGCAGCAGTCTGGGGAAGATGAAGCTTGCATCCGGATGATTCATCTGCAGGTGAAGATTAAGAGCTTGCAGGATGTTGTCTTGTATTTGTTCCACCTGAGAAACGTTCATCAGACCTGGACGATCTACACAAACACAACGTACAAACACAAGTTAAATACTGCAACAAATCAACATTACAATATGCAGAGGAAAGCTCTTTCACCTCCGCACAGGATAATAGCAGCTACAAACAGAGCGAGATCGCTGTCGTCCAGCTCCAGAGCGTTAAACTTTACTGCAAACTCAAACTTGGGCTCCATGATCTCGTTGAAGGGCTTGCGGAGACTGCGGAGAAACTCTCTCGTGACGAAACCTCGTCCGTTCGCCACCAGCAGGCCGTCTTTATTCATCAGCGAGGGCAGCATGGCGAAGATTGCCTCGTGGACACCATACTTCAACAGCGTCACCTACAGGAGAGGAGAGTTCATTCAGTTGAGCTATAAACAGAAGTGCATAACATTATCGCTTGATTCTCTGTTACCTGGTCGTTCAGGAAAAGGTCGACAAATCCCGGGATGCTTTTGGAAAACTCTGTGAGTTCTCGGACCGTCTCTACTGTAGTGCACTGACAGCGGTAGAAGACGTGAACGCCGATCTCCTTGTTAGTGGGAGCTCCGTTAATCACCTGATTCCAGACCAGCCCGTTCTCCGCCTGCCACAGTGAGTCCATGTCATGAATTACAAACGGCTGAGACACAGAGAAGAAGTGGAACATGTTATTACTGTTAAACAGCTGATAGTTGATCACTAGTGATTCTGACGCTGGTTACCGGGTTGCCGTTGGTTTTTCCCGTCAGGATGTTTCGGGCTTTCTTCTTGGTCATATTGAGATTCTTCAGGTAGGCGTTGTTGACCCGTTTGGCGAGAGTTTTGAGATCTGAACCTCCAGAGTTCTGACCGCTCTTTTCTCCAGCTAACAAACCTGCAACCAGTTTACGCTTCTCTGACTCGGGCATCCGTCCATACCGGATcgctacacaaacacacacacagtaacaCACAAACAATGACATTCAGTTCTGCAGAAGATCAAAGGGAGTTCTGTTGCGTTAATGTTGTTGATGTTTATTCACCATCATGGGACATTCCAAGCATCAGGCATTTCTGAAAACGACAAAACTGACATTTATTCCGACTTTTCTTTTGGATTTTACAGCTCCGTTCACATTTCTCATATTCCAACTTCATACGGATGGTCCTTCTGAAAAAACCCTGTGAGTTACAGACAGAGAAAGACGGGAGAGTTTACAAACCTTTGATTCAAAATGGGTTATGATGTTGGTGATCTCTGACCCCTGACCTTGCAGCCCTCACAGGCATGAACACCATAGTGAAATCCTGATGCTTTGTCTCCACAGATACGACACTCAACGTTTAGCCCCGCCTCCTCGTGACCCTGCTGCGCTGATACAGACGACGTTTTAGATAGATCTACAAACAAACGATCAACAATGTGAAGGTGCATGAAAGTGTGTGAAAGTGCATGAGACGGTGTGTAAAATTTTAAAGGTGTGAAggtaaacaaaaatgtttaaaaagtgCAAGAGTGTTAAAAATGCACAAGAGTGTGCAAAAGTGAACAGGAGTGTGTAAAAGTGTGCAGCTTCAACATTTGTAACATCATCATCACCTGCAGATGCTGTGTTCGGTTCAGGACTCGCTGTACCGTGGCTGGCGTTACTTTGGTCTTCCGCTTCATTTACATCTTGACGATTTGTGTCCCAGCTAAGCTCCTCCCCCTGCAGGTCTAAGATCTCCTCAGGTTCCGCCCTCACATCCAGATCGAGATTAAGCTCCGCCCCTGCACGAAGctcagacagcacatcctcCAGACGCTCGTCATCAGGGGTGTGGCTACCACACGGGGAGGAGTCTTCATTCTCCATACAAACTCCGCCCACTTTCCCTGGCTCTCCACTCAGTTTGCTTCTCATTGACAGAGCGAGCGAGTCTCCTCCGTCCATCTCGAATAAATCAAAGACGTTCATGAGCGACTGCAGTCATAACTCACCTGagagacacaaacacattgATGATGATGTCATCTAGCTGAATATAAAGTGACGGATTTTCTCTGAAAGTATGTTGTGTTAACAGAAGAGTGATTTGACAGCTGTGATACTGAAGACCTGCTGTATGATCACCACCACCCAACAGCATGCCATGCATTGTGGGACCTTAACACACACCAGCTGTAGAGACATGAAACATCTGTGACCAAACCAAATTAAATCCATCAAATCAGACCAGACACACACAGTTACCACAACTTCTGAACAAACAGAGAATAGAGAGCAGAGGTCATTCACACTGCAGGTTGCAGAATCTGGCTCTCGGTGGAGCTGCCTCTCACCGGAGGTTCAGTGAGGTCGGCTGGTGAAAGTTGATTTTTGTTATGACTCCTAATACTTCAGATGACTGGTTTATAGGTCAGACTAGTGTGTTGAACTAAAGCAGATTTCCTAAGATCCAGAGAACCGAATGCCTTcacttcagtgttaaataagaGCAGATTAACGTCTATAATCTCCTGCAGAATTTCACATACAGCAGCACGAGTCATTTCATGATAAGTTCAAGGATCTTCTGTAGTCTCTCTTTTTCtatttaacttttaaaagaaaCATGCAAAACTCATGAAACGTGATAATACTAAACTCAGGACCTTTAAGAGCAAAGGATTTTTGGaagggtcatgggtttgaacccaagGAACACTAAAACTACTAAAAAACGTAtagcactgtaagtcgctttggataatatatataaatataactaggctattattacagatcatttacaAACGAAATGCATGCATAACTACTTAATTATGATGAATCTTCATGTATGACGCCTGAAAGCAGAAATAACAAAGAAGAGACCCTTCTGATCAATGCATGCATACATTAACATACAACATCCGATCACATGACTGACTGAGCATCACTTTCACCCTTATACACAAACAACAGATATTATAGACAGACTGTCTGCGGTGTGTTAGGAAATGACACACATCTTCTGCTCAGatattatacacacacaaaaaacagatAAAGCAGATATACTATATACAAGCACACAGCTAACCCATACACTTCATATAACTGACTTCAGATCAGTCCTAATGAGAAACTCAGTCAGGGCTCTGTGGGTACATGAACTCTTAAAACCAAAAACATTTCAAAGTTCACAGTTTATCGACTGCGAGTATTGTGGGAGTCTTTGGCCTTCAGACTTCTCTCTATAAACACTTAAAGTAAACTCTTATGAATGACGTCACAGTAAACTCTTTTATCTCTGTGATTTTATAACACTGACTGAACGTCATTGAGccgtcaaaagattaatcgcgattaatcgcataaaaaataaatgtttgtgtttgcataatatatttttgtgtaattattatgtatatataaatacacatatacatgtataaatgtaagaaaattgtatttgtttatttttgtagtttatatataatgtaaaatatattttaaatgtatatacacatatgtaaatgtttcttaagtacatacatgcatgtgtttttgtatttatatatacaaaataattacacacagtgtaATAACACATAGTGTGCTCAGTTAGTAAACACAGTGATTTAGTCCCAAGTGTGTATATGtgagtgtgtatatatgtgtgtttatttgtgtcGCAATAAAACAAGTCGTTCTGATATCACCGCAAAACCAACTTTCACCTAAAAACAAATAACTCTTAACAAACACATATGTCCACTCATCATCATCCATCTATTAGATAAATGTGtagtatagatagatagatagatagatagatagatagatagatagatagatagatagatagatagatagatagatagatagatagatattgCCTGTCTAGTGGGTCCCGTATGGAAAAGTTTAAGAAactctactactactactactaatctGTTTATAGTTTTGAATGACATGTGTTCTTTAATCCCTCACGTGATCACCGATAACGTCAACACAAACTTTCTTTTTACATGAATATAAACTCATGTTTAGTCTGTGATTAGCAGTTCTCGACAGTTAAACACATTAAACAGACAGAAAACTTCAGATTTAAACTCTTACCTCTTCATCCAGACGCAGTTAAACACTTTAAATCCGCGTCAGTGATGATAAATCAATTAATTCTCATATCTCTTTAGTACAACGGGACGAGTACCGCTCGAGCGCTCCGCACGCGCGTCCACAGACCACCGGCGTTATGACGTCACAGAAGAAGCGCGCTCCGCTCATTTAACCCTGTATAAACCTACCGCGCGTATTTTACTAGTTCAgtttaaattatgtaaagttttatgCTCTGAACATATTTAggattatttaaaaacaacacaacagtATTTATATTTAGACGACTATATTTATGATTATCTTGACTCTGTTGTACCGCTAGATGTCGCTATTTGCTTGTTAAACACAATAAAAGTCCCTTATGAAAatcaaccatggttttatttaatttaatacaaatCGTCTGCAacaaaaactaaacaaacaaaaaaacatggtcattaaacttttaataaaataaaaccatagTTATGATTCCAGTAGAAACTGGCCTCCTCTTGTTTGTGTCATGATCAGATGTGTCTGATGATGAGTCTCTGTCATGTGATTATCTGTTTATAGCACACTGCTGTGATTCTCCACACACATGTTATGTTTTATGTACATGAAATGTTTGATAAAGAATCGTTCATCTAACAAACACAACACAGCATCTTCAGCTGAGACAGGAAACAGGAAGTCAAACCACAAGAGTTTCACTCAAATCTCCCACACGCACTGACACTACAGTAATCatcacaactacacacacacaatacacaactgattcattacatatttaacATCAGACTGTTTTTAGCATCAATGTCATCTTTATTTATCTCTACATCACCTTTACTCAGCATTATGTCATTCATCTCTAGGTCAGGCTTATTTATCACTTATCACTCAGGTAGGCTAAGGTTTATCACTTCTCTATGTCAGGTTTATTCATCTCTATGTCAGGTTTACTAAGTCAGGTTTATTTATGTCTATGTCAGGTTCACTTAGCATTAAGGCAGGTTTATTTATCTCTATGTCAGGTTTACTTAGCATTAAGTCAGGTTTATTCATCTCTATATCAGGTTTACTTAGTCAGGTTTATTTGTATCTCTATGTCAGGTTTACTTAGCATTAGGTTGGGTTTATTCATCTCTATGTCAGGTTTACTTAGCATTAGGTCGGGTTTTTCATCTCTATGTCAGGTTTACTTAGTCAAGTTTATTTATGTCTATGTCAGGTTTACTTAGCATTAGGTTGGGTTTTTCATCTCTATGTTAGGTTTACTTAGTCAAGTTTATTTATGTCTATGTCAGGTTTACTTAGCATTAGGTCGGGTTTATTCATCTCTATGTTAGGTTAACTTAGCATTAAGTCGG is a genomic window containing:
- the LOC141359364 gene encoding peroxisome proliferator-activated receptor delta-like isoform X2; protein product: MNVFDLFEMDGGDSLALSMRSKLSGEPGKVGGVCMENEDSSPCGSHTPDDERLEDVLSELRAGAELNLDLDVRAEPEEILDLQGEELSWDTNRQDVNEAEDQSNASHGTASPEPNTASADLSKTSSVSAQQGHEEAGLNVECRICGDKASGFHYGVHACEGCKGFFRRTIRMKLEYEKCERSCKIQKKSRNKCQFCRFQKCLMLGMSHDAIRYGRMPESEKRKLVAGLLAGEKSGQNSGGSDLKTLAKRVNNAYLKNLNMTKKKARNILTGKTNGNPAENGLVWNQVINGAPTNKEIGVHVFYRCQCTTVETVRELTEFSKSIPGFVDLFLNDQVTLLKYGVHEAIFAMLPSLMNKDGLLVANGRGFVTREFLRSLRKPFNEIMEPKFEFAVKFNALELDDSDLALFVAAIILCGDRPGLMNVSQVEQIQDNILQALNLHLQMNHPDASFIFPRLLQKLADLRQMVTENAQLVQKIKKTESETSLHPLLQEIYRDMY
- the LOC141359364 gene encoding peroxisome proliferator-activated receptor delta-like isoform X1, which encodes MNVFDLFEMDGGDSLALSMRSKLSGEPGKVGGVCMENEDSSPCGSHTPDDERLEDVLSELRAGAELNLDLDVRAEPEEILDLQGEELSWDTNRQDVNEAEDQSNASHGTASPEPNTASADLSKTSSVSAQQGHEEAGLNVECRICGDKASGFHYGVHACEGCKGFFRRTIRMKLEYEKCERSCKIQKKSRNKCQFCRFQKCLMLGMSHDAIRYGRMPESEKRKLVAGLLAGEKSGQNSGGSDLKTLAKRVNNAYLKNLNMTKKKARNILTGKTNGNPPFVIHDMDSLWQAENGLVWNQVINGAPTNKEIGVHVFYRCQCTTVETVRELTEFSKSIPGFVDLFLNDQVTLLKYGVHEAIFAMLPSLMNKDGLLVANGRGFVTREFLRSLRKPFNEIMEPKFEFAVKFNALELDDSDLALFVAAIILCGDRPGLMNVSQVEQIQDNILQALNLHLQMNHPDASFIFPRLLQKLADLRQMVTENAQLVQKIKKTESETSLHPLLQEIYRDMY